The following nucleotide sequence is from Streptomyces bathyalis.
AGCGTGGGTGAGTTCTTCGCAGACGAGGTGGCCGGGGTGCTGGGGGCGGACTTTCATATCGGGCTGGCAGCCGAGCACGATCCGCGCGTGGCGCTCGCCGTCCCGCCGCCGGGCCGGGATGCGGAGTACCGGGCCGGCGCGTCCGGTGGCGACGCCGCCGCTCACGCCGCCGGCACCGCCATCCGCGTTCGCGACGGCAACAGCGTGGCCTGGCGGCGCGCGCAGATCCCCGCGGCGAGCGGCTTCGGTAACGCCCGCTCGGTCGCCCTCGTGCAGTCGGTGTTGGCGTGCGGAGGGGCCGTGTCCGGGGCACCGCTGTTGTCGGCGGCGGGGTGTGAGCGTGCGTGGGAGGAGCAGTTCAGCGGTGATGACCGGGTACTGGGGATGCCGGTGCGCTGGGGTCTGGGCTACGGGCTGTTCGGCAGCACTTTCGGGTGGGGCGGTTGGGGTGGTTCGCTGGTGATGATCGAGCCCGAGGCGGAGATGGTGGTGGCGTACGTGACCAACCAGATGCGCGAACCGGCAGAGGACACCAGGGGGTTGGAGATCGTCATGTCCGCCTACGACGGGCTCAAGGGGCTGCGCGGTTAGCGCAAGTCCGATGAAATCGTCACCGCGCCCACCATCGCGGGGCGACGCTTGATCGACCAGGAAGCGGGGTTCGCCTGGTTGATGCGGCGGCCAGGGTCAGCCGGCTCTGCCTACCGCCCCGTCGAGGAGGGGGCCGAGTTCCTGGGAGACCGTTGTCAGGGCGCGGACGTTTCGCTCGGCCCGGGCGATGA
It contains:
- a CDS encoding serine hydrolase domain-containing protein — translated: MADIQGSYDDLFTAVPTALGALLDGGDVGGSVAVFVGGEPVVDVWGGFADAERTVPWERDTIVNVWSVTKTMTALCALILADRGELDLDAPVARYWPEFAAAGKEKVLVRHLLSHTAGLPDWEGTVEELYDWPSATARLVAQAPQWEPGSAAGYHSLTQGFLVGEVVWRVSGRSVGEFFADEVAGVLGADFHIGLAAEHDPRVALAVPPPGRDAEYRAGASGGDAAAHAAGTAIRVRDGNSVAWRRAQIPAASGFGNARSVALVQSVLACGGAVSGAPLLSAAGCERAWEEQFSGDDRVLGMPVRWGLGYGLFGSTFGWGGWGGSLVMIEPEAEMVVAYVTNQMREPAEDTRGLEIVMSAYDGLKGLRG